The following coding sequences lie in one Mycobacterium sp. DL440 genomic window:
- the ripD gene encoding NlpC/P60 family peptidoglycan-binding protein RipD: MRRSFALLFGLAFLVAAPGLAGAAPIERPTGNQRYVDLVIARAMSQRGVPFSYGGGDMNGPTRGIARSLPAPGLTPTPPPLAGGGLTPGLSTPTVTAPVAPVLTPGFGVAPDPAANVVGFDASGLIVYAFGGAGVKMPRSSGEQYKVGQKVLPSQALPGDLIFYGPEGIQSVALYLGNNQMIQGTEPAVAVTPVRAEGMTPYLVRIIA, from the coding sequence ATGAGACGTTCCTTTGCCCTGCTGTTCGGTCTGGCATTCCTGGTGGCGGCTCCCGGACTGGCCGGCGCCGCACCGATCGAACGCCCCACCGGCAACCAGCGCTATGTAGACCTTGTGATCGCCCGCGCGATGTCACAGCGCGGAGTGCCCTTCAGCTACGGAGGCGGGGACATGAACGGGCCGACCCGTGGCATCGCCCGCAGCCTGCCCGCCCCGGGCCTGACTCCGACGCCGCCGCCGCTCGCGGGCGGCGGTCTCACTCCGGGACTGTCGACGCCCACCGTGACTGCTCCGGTCGCTCCGGTGCTGACCCCGGGCTTCGGCGTTGCGCCGGATCCCGCGGCGAATGTGGTCGGATTCGATGCCTCCGGGCTGATCGTCTATGCGTTCGGCGGAGCCGGGGTGAAGATGCCGCGGTCGTCCGGTGAGCAGTACAAGGTCGGCCAGAAGGTACTCCCGTCCCAGGCGCTGCCCGGTGACCTGATCTTCTACGGACCTGAGGGCATCCAGAGCGTGGCGCTGTACCTCGGCAACAACCAGATGATCCAGGGCACCGAGCCCGCCGTCGCGGTCACACCGGTGCGCGCCGAGGGCATGACACCCTATTTGGTCCGCATCATCGCCTGA
- the tenA gene encoding thiaminase II: MHPDTHPQSWSARLWEPIEPTFTAILTHPFLTGLTDGSLDDAAFAHYVAQDVHYLRDYARALAIVAAKAPTPADTAMFSRHAAEVFEVELGLHSELLPELGLDIGALNATPVAPTTRAYTSYLLATAYGGTFAEGLAAVLPCYWIYARVGAALLERGSPDRRYQRWIDSYGGDEFAATVAEVLDLTDRLGPTLGGADKTAARAHFEVTAKYEWMFFDAAHRREEWPI; the protein is encoded by the coding sequence ATGCACCCCGACACGCACCCGCAATCCTGGTCGGCCCGGCTCTGGGAGCCGATCGAGCCGACATTCACCGCGATTCTCACGCATCCGTTCCTGACCGGACTGACCGACGGCAGCCTGGACGACGCGGCGTTCGCCCACTACGTGGCACAGGACGTCCACTATCTGCGCGACTACGCCCGCGCGTTGGCCATCGTCGCCGCCAAGGCCCCCACCCCGGCCGACACCGCGATGTTCTCCCGGCATGCTGCTGAGGTCTTCGAGGTCGAATTGGGTCTGCACAGCGAACTGCTCCCAGAATTGGGGCTGGATATAGGGGCGCTGAACGCGACACCGGTCGCTCCGACCACACGCGCCTACACGAGCTATCTGCTGGCCACCGCATACGGCGGCACGTTCGCCGAAGGCTTGGCGGCGGTCCTGCCCTGCTACTGGATCTACGCCCGGGTCGGAGCGGCGTTGCTGGAACGCGGTTCGCCTGATCGACGCTATCAGCGTTGGATCGACAGCTACGGGGGCGACGAGTTCGCCGCGACGGTGGCCGAGGTGCTCGATCTCACCGATCGGCTGGGACCGACACTGGGCGGGGCGGACAAGACCGCCGCACGAGCCCATTTCGAGGTCACCGCGAAATACGAATGGATGTTCTTCGACGCGGCCCATCGCCGCGAGGAGTGGCCGATCTGA
- the tpx gene encoding thiol peroxidase, with protein sequence MAQITLRGNPINTVGDLPAVGSPAPSFSLVGTDLGAVTNDQFQGKSVLLNIFPSVDTPVCATSVRTFNERAAAAGATVLCVSKDLPFAQKRFCGAEGVENVTTASAFRDSFGEDYGIALADGPMAGLLGRAVVVIGADGNVAYSELVPEIAQEPDYDAALAAL encoded by the coding sequence ATGGCACAGATAACTTTGCGCGGAAACCCCATCAACACTGTCGGCGATCTGCCGGCGGTCGGTAGCCCGGCCCCGAGCTTCTCGCTCGTCGGCACCGATCTCGGCGCCGTCACCAACGATCAGTTTCAGGGCAAGTCGGTGCTGCTGAACATCTTCCCGTCGGTCGACACCCCGGTGTGCGCCACGAGCGTCCGCACCTTCAATGAGCGTGCCGCGGCCGCCGGAGCCACGGTGCTGTGTGTGTCGAAGGATCTGCCGTTCGCGCAGAAGCGCTTCTGCGGCGCCGAGGGTGTCGAGAATGTCACCACGGCCTCGGCCTTCCGGGACAGCTTCGGTGAGGATTACGGAATCGCCCTGGCCGACGGCCCGATGGCCGGTCTACTGGGGCGCGCGGTCGTGGTGATCGGCGCCGACGGCAACGTGGCTTACTCCGAGCTGGTGCCCGAGATCGCCCAGGAGCCGGACTACGACGCCGCGCTGGCCGCGCTCTGA